One genomic segment of Salmo trutta chromosome 8, fSalTru1.1, whole genome shotgun sequence includes these proteins:
- the si:dkey-171c9.3 gene encoding uncharacterized protein si:dkey-171c9.3: MVPMEVLNGVQNVPEPSPESVGLKVLDPSPDNERTIHGFAHTMAEDIIYSATYESSSGCPPVQERLAEKLASLAITAALKEAIRSEIFWSNTRSRSYSNPSPSSDRREQELHNTRHGEVHMHTEMSGNGEKPQYNPNVTIKSHSSGSSTSTSQPSKHTHSYCSFLPQSGLPTVGSLDYPDAPPTTPLFSEMVQSRASFTQKLKGGLAKEFLPSPPPPTPKEKHREGGLALETVGEVEDTREGEDFMGRLLSSLSLECSEREEVWKEEEAFDLPTGILTDGYEERGPHGRRAKLMAYVDALYVDALSDEITTWMTNNMTNIDDLSLICDQMVDQIITSSMSEVRLRKYVGRLVSDALSLGWEEQKAASLHDSLVLRQEQIGRREPTPVDQEAHLIVYPYPTNPNQSSSVQLCSPKTNEMDLDLTTNTAHPPAHSPTSVISQSYAEDLARAVVRCCVMEASRKQCM, translated from the exons ATG gTTCCAATGGAGGTATTGAATGGGGTCCAGAATGTTCCAGAACCCAGTCCAGAAAGTGTGGGCCTGAAGGTTCTAGATCCCAGCCCAGACAATGAAAGAACCATTCACGGTTTTGCCCACACCATGGCGGAAGACATAATATACTCAGCTACATACGAGTCCTCATCCGGGTGTCCTCCAGTCCAGGAGAGACTGGCTGAGAAGTTAGCCTCTCTGGCCATCACAGCTGCCTTGAAGGAAGCAATTAGAAGTGAGATATTTTGGTCTAATACAAGATCTAGGTCATATTCCAACCCCAGCCCATCCTCAGATAGAAGGGAGCAGGAACTACACAATACAAGACATGGGGAGGTTCATATGCACACAGAGATGAGTGGCAATGGTGAGAAACCTCAATATAATCCCAATGTGACCATCAAGTCCCACAGCTCTGGATCATCCACCTCCACTTCACAACCCTCCAAGCACACCCATTCCTACTGCTCCTTCTTACCCCAGTCGGGGCTTCCTACAGTGGGATCACTGGACTACCCAGATGCCCCCCCAACCACACCTCTTTTCTCAGAGATGGTCCAGAGCAGGGCTAGCTTTACCCAAAAACTAAAGGGGGGTTTGGCTAAAGAGTTCCTCCCCTCGCCCCCTCCCCCTACCCCGAAGGAAAAGCACAGAGAGGGAGGGCTCGCATTGGAGACTGTGGGGGAGGTCGAGGACACCCGGGAGGGGGAGGATTTCATGGGGCGTCTGTTGAGCTCTCTTTCTCTAGAGTgttctgagagagaggaggtttggAAAGAAGAGGAAGCGTTTGATTTACCAACAGGTATTTTGACGGACGGTTATGAAGAGCGAGGACCCCACGGAAGGAGAGCCAAGCTGATGGCATATGTGGATGCACTATATGTGGATGCACTCTCTGATGAGATCACCACCTGGATGACAAATAACATGACAAATATTGACGACCTCTCTCTGATATGTGATCAAATGGTTGATCAAATCATCACATCCTCCATGAGTGAGGTGAGGCTGAGGAAGTACGTTGGAAGGCTGGTCTCAGATGCACTCTCCCTGGGATGGGAAGAGCAGAAGGCAGCCTCTCTCCATGACTCCCTGGTTCTCCGGCAGGAGCAGATAGGGAGAAGGGAACCAACTCCAGTGGACCAAGAGGCTCATCTAATTGTCTATCCCTATCCAACCAATCCCAACCAGTCATCCAGCGTCCAACTTTGTTCACCCAAAACCAATGAGATGGATCTGGATCTGACCACCAACACAGCCCACCCTCCAGCCCACTCGCCAACCTCTGTAATCAGTCAATCCTATGCTGAAGACTTGGCCCGAGCTGTGGTGAGGTGTTGTGTAATGGAAGCCTCCAGGAAGCAGTGTATGTAG